The following proteins are encoded in a genomic region of Oncorhynchus keta strain PuntledgeMale-10-30-2019 chromosome 6, Oket_V2, whole genome shotgun sequence:
- the LOC127930757 gene encoding trichohyalin-like, with the protein EREREREKRERERERREKRTEREREKERKGEREREREREKRREREREKEREERKRIEREREREREREREKERERERERERERERERERREREREREREREREREREKRREREKERERERERERREREREKRREREREKAREREREREREREREKREKERKEREREREREREERNRRERERERREKRRESEREKKERERKERERERKRERERRGEREREKERERKGEREKRRREKERERREKRREREREREGREREREREREREERKGEREEREREEKEIREKRREMRERKREREKREERKGERKEERKGEKREKKERRERERRERERENERERREREERERERREKKREKREKGREREREKEREKREKERREKKGEREREKREERREEERKEERKGERERREKRRERGREREKREREGKKRREERKGERGRERREKRREREKEREREKKGEKERKKEREREKEREKRERRNER; encoded by the coding sequence gagagagagagagagagagagaagagagagagagagagagagagaagagagaaaaggacagagagagagagagagaaagagagaaaaggagagagagagagagagagagaaagagagaaaaggagagagagagagagagaaaaggagagagaagagagaaaaaggattgagagagagagagagagagagagagagagagagagagaaaaggagagagagagagagagagagagagagagagagagagagagagagagagaaaggagagagagagagagagagagagagagagagagagagagagagagagagagagagaaaaggagagagagagaaaaggagagagagagagagagagagagagagagaagagaaagagaaagagagaaaaggagagagagagagagagaaaaagcgagagagagagagagagagagagagagagagagagagagagagaagagagaaaaggagagaaaggagagagagagagagagagagagagagagagaagagagaaataggagagagagagagagagagagaagagagaaaaggagagagagtgagagagaaaagaaagagagagagagaaaagagagagagagagagagaaagagagagagagagagaagaggagagagagagagagagaaagagagagagagaaaaggagagagagaaaagagaagaagagaaaaggagagagagagaagagagaaaaggagagagagagagagagagagagaagggagagagagagagagagagagagagagagagagagaagagagaaaaggagagagagaggaaagagagagagaagaaaaggagattagagagaaaaggagagaaatgagagaaagaaagagagagagagagaaaagagaagagagaaaaggagagagaaaagaagagagaaaaggagagaagagagagaaaaaagagagaagagagagagagagaagagagagagagagagaaaatgagagagagagaagagagagagaagagagagagagagagagaagagagaaaaagagagagaagagagaaaaagggagagagagagagagagaaaaggagagagagaagagagaaaaggagagaagagagaaaaaaggagagagagagagagagaaaagagaagagaggagagaagaagagagaaaagaagagagaaaaggagagagagagagaagagagaaaaggagagaaagagggagagagagagaaaagagagagagagaaggaaaaaagaggagagaagagagaaaaggagagaggggaagagagagaagagagaaaaggagagagagagaaaaggagagagagagagagaaaaaaggagaaaaggagagaaaaaaggagagagagagagaaaaggagagagaaaagagagagagaagaaatgagaga
- the LOC127930758 gene encoding trichohyalin-like: ERERERERKREKEREREKREKERERERERGEKREKERERERRERREREREMRERKREREERKGEREREKEREKERERERERERERERREKREREREREKRENERKKEREREKEREREREGEREREKEREREREREREREKRERREKRRERERERERREREREERKGERERKEEERKGEREKREKERERREREREREREREREREERKGEREREREEREKRRERREKRREREERKREREERKGEKRRERRERERERGEKEREREKEREREKREKEREREKEREKREKEKRREREREREKRSERRERGEKREIREKRRERERREKMREREREREREREREREREREKRERERERREKRRERERERRERKEREKEREERKEREKREKREREERKEREREERREKEREREEKRERREKRRERERERERKEREREREREERKGEREREKRREREKRREERKEERERDKREREREREEREK, translated from the exons gagagagagagagagagagagagaaagagagagaaagagagagagagagagaagagagaaaaggagagagagagagagagagagagaggagagaagagagaaaaggagagagagagagagaggagagagagaagagagagagagagagagatgagagaaagaaagagagagagagaagagagaaaaggagagagagagagagaaaaggagagagaaaaggagagagagagagagagagagagagagagagagagagagagaagagagaagagagagagagagagagagagagagaagagagaaaatgagagaaagaaagagagagagagagaaaaggagagagagagagagagagaaggagagagagagagagaaaaagagagagagagagagagagagagagagagagagagagagaagagagagagaagagagaaaaggagagagagagagagagagagagagaggagagagagagagagagaagagagaaaaggagagagagagagaaaaga agaagagagaaaaggagagagagagaagagagaaaaggagagagagaggagagagagagagagagagagagagagagagagagagagagagagagaagagagaaaaggagagagagagagggagagagaagagagagagaaaaggagagagaggagagagaaaaggagagagagagaggagagaaaaagagagagagaagagagaaaaggagagaaaaggagagagagaagagagagagagagagaaagaggagaaaaggagagagagagagaaaaggagagagagagagagaagagagaaaaggagagagagagagagaaagagagagagaagagagaaaaggagaaaaggagagagagagagagagagagagagaaaaggagtgagagaagagagagaggagagaaaagagagataagagagaaaaggagagagagagagagaagagagaaaatgagagagagagagagagagagagagagagagagagagagagagagagagagagagagagagaaaagagagagagagagagagagaagagagaaaaggagagagagagaaagagagagaagagagagaaaagagagagaaaaggagagagaggagagaaaagagagagaaaagagagaaaagagagagagagaagagagaaaagagagagagagagaagagagaagagaaaaggagagagagagagaggagaaaagagagagaagagagaaaaggagagagagagagagagagagagagagaaaggagagagagagagaaagagagagagaagagagaaaaggagagagagagagagagaaaaggagagagagagagaaaaggagagaagagagaaaagaggagagagagagagataagagagagagagagagagagagagaagagagagagaag
- the LOC127930557 gene encoding trichohyalin-like, translated as ERERERERREREERKGEREREERKEREREREREREREREREREREKREKERERKRRREREKGEREREKKRENEREREREKERREKRREREREREREKREREREKREKERERERERERREKEERREKRREREREREREGERERREEKKEREERNEREREREERKGEREREKRRERREKRKKREERREREREEREKEREKREKEEERKEREREKERERERERERERREREKREREREREREERKERERERREKRREREREKRERKRERERKEREKREREREREEREKRREREREREEEREKEREREREREREREREREREERKGERERREKRREREERKGEREKRREREREREREREREREREKGEREREREERERERERERERERKGERERERERERERERKRKREREKEKRREREREREKERKGEREREREREREREKRREKKERERERERERERERPQITSAPRHNQH; from the exons gagagagagagagagagagaaaggagagagagagaagagagaaaaggagagagagagagagaagagagaaaggagagagagagagagagagagagagagagagagagagagagagagagagagagagagagagagaagagagagaaagagagagagagaaagaggaggagagagagagagaaaggagagagagagagagagaagaagagagaaaatgagagagagagagagagagagaaagagagaagagagaaaaggagagagagagagagagagagagagagagaaaagagagagagagagagagagaagagagaaaaggagagagagagagagagagagagagagaggagagagaaagaggagagaagagagaaaaggagagagagagagagagagagagagagagaaggagagagagagaggagagaagagaagaaagagagagaggagagaaatga gagagagagagagagagaagagagaaaaggagagagagagagagagaaaaggagagagagaagagagaaaagga agaagagagaagagagaagagagagagagagagaagagagagaaaaggagagagagaagagagaaaagga agaagagagaaaagagagagagagagagaaagagagagagagagagagagagagagagagagagaggagagagagagagaaaagagagagagagagagagagagagagagaagagagaaaagagagagagagagagagaagagagaaaaggagagagagagagagagagaaaagagagagaaagagagagagagagagaaaagagagagaaaagagagagagagagagagagagagaagagagagagaaaaggagagagagagagagagagagagaaga agagagagaaaaggagagagagagagagagagagagagagagagagagagagagagagagagagagagaagagagaaaaggagagagagagagaagagagaaaaggagagagagagaagagagaaaaggagagagagagaaaaggagagagagagagagagagagagagagagagagagagagagagagagagagagagaaaggagagagagagagagagagagaagaaagagagagagagagagagagagagagagagagagagagaaaaggagagagagagagagagagagagagagagagagagagagagagaaagagaaagagagagagagagaaagagaaaaggagagagagagagagagagagagagaaggagagaaaaggagagagagagagagaaagagagagagagagagaaagagagaaaaggagagagaaaaaagagagagagagagagagagagagagagagagagagagagaga CCCCAGATCACCTCTGCTCCTAGACACAATCAACACTGA